GCGATTCTCCCTGGCGATCGAAAAAGACTGTCACATAAGCCTGCTAACCACCTGAGCACCCGCATCCTCCTGCGGCTTTGTTCAAAGGATTAGTCAGATGAAGAACATGTTGATCGCAGCCGGCCTTCTGGCCATGGCATCCACGCCTGCCTTAGCGGACGATGTTTCCGGAAAACTGGTGCTGTACACGTCGCAGCCGAACGCCGATGCGCAGGCGACTGTCGACGCATTCACGGCAAAGCACCCGGGCGTTGACGTCGAGTGGGTCCGCGACGGCACCACCAAAATGATGGCAAAGCTGCGCGCGGAGTTCGAGGCCGGCGCACCGAAACCGGACGTGCTTCTGATCGCCGACATGGTCACGATGGAAGGTCTGAAGAAAGAGGGCCGTCTGATGGCGCATGAGGGCGCTGACGTTTCCGCGTACGATCCCGCCATCATGGACGGCGACAAGACCTATTTCTCCACCAAGCTGATCACCAGCGGCATCGTCTACAACACCAACGCGCCGATGAAGCCGACGTCCTACAAGGACCTTCTGAAGCCGGAAGCGAAGGACAAGCTGGCGATGCCGTCCCCGCTCACCTCCGGTGCGGCAACCATTCACATGGCAGCCCTGACGTCCAACCCGGATCTCGGCTGGGCCTACTATGAGGGCCTCGCCGATCAGGGCGCCAACCCGAAGGGTGGCAACGGCGGCACCTACAAGGCGATCGCAGGCGGTGAGAAACTCTACGGCTTCGTCGTCGACTTCCTGCCGATCCGCGAGAAACTCAAAGGCGCTCCGGTTGAGTTCGTCTTTCCCGAAGAAGGCGTTTCTGCGGTGACCGAGCCGGTTGCCATCCTTTCCACCGCACAGAACCCGGGCGCCGCAAAGGCCTTTGTCGACTTCCTGATTTCCGAAGACGGCCAGAAGCTCGCCTCCTCCCAGGGCTACCTGCCGGCGCACCCGGCTGTCGCGGCACCGGAAGGCTTTCCGGCACGCGATGAGATCAAGTTGATGGAGTTCGATCCGGCTGCAGCGCTGGAACAGGACCAGGCCAACAAGATCAAGTTCACCGAGATCTTCGGCGGCTAATCCACGCTCGCTTGAAAATTCTCACGTCAGCGCGGCCAGAGCCGCGCTGACGTCCTTTTGTTCCACAAGTCGCAATGCCCATCCCCTTGCAAACGTCTTCGCCCTCGGAAAAAGCAACCCTGATCGCGCTTGTCGCAGGCGCAACGGCGATTTGCGGCCTACCGCTTCTCCT
This region of uncultured Roseibium sp. genomic DNA includes:
- a CDS encoding ABC transporter substrate-binding protein; this translates as MKNMLIAAGLLAMASTPALADDVSGKLVLYTSQPNADAQATVDAFTAKHPGVDVEWVRDGTTKMMAKLRAEFEAGAPKPDVLLIADMVTMEGLKKEGRLMAHEGADVSAYDPAIMDGDKTYFSTKLITSGIVYNTNAPMKPTSYKDLLKPEAKDKLAMPSPLTSGAATIHMAALTSNPDLGWAYYEGLADQGANPKGGNGGTYKAIAGGEKLYGFVVDFLPIREKLKGAPVEFVFPEEGVSAVTEPVAILSTAQNPGAAKAFVDFLISEDGQKLASSQGYLPAHPAVAAPEGFPARDEIKLMEFDPAAALEQDQANKIKFTEIFGG